The DNA segment ttttaatggcaGTAACAGCCTTTTTTCgtgatttatttgaatataatgtAATATAAGACAATATCGAATGAACTTTCTatgtaaactgaaaagtattCTTCGTGGAACTGTGATATGGAAGACTATTTAGGAGTTAGGACAAAAACTTGATCTTAAATTTGAGTATACATTTTCATCCGCATGAAAAtatttaactaaaaaaattCTGTTGTAGATATGATCAAACATTCCAAATTACCATGATATAATCTCTTGTATGTGTATCAAGATACAATTTTATTCCACAATTCTCTTAAAACAATACAAGAGAATtggaaaatgataaataatgGCACCCGAGATTCAAAATAGGTTCAATACTACACTCTTAATAcctaaataccaaaaaaaaaaaaaaagagttaatttttttgtaaatgtAAATAACATATTTGTTGGTAGAATCTTGATATGAAAGACGCAAACGTGGAGCTAGAGTGTCGgatgcggatccggcataatTCAGTAATTTTGGTTCAAATTCTTTATTTGTCTTAAGAAATTCGGTTAATATGTACGAATTATTAGTTCAGAACCCAGTAATTCACAAGGGAACTAAAATTTTGAGCCTATAAACTGCAAATCCTTACTCCACCTCCGGAAAGActattaagaaaaaatatcattttaaaatggggaaaggtgcaaatatacccctcaactttgcgatttagagcagatatacccctcgttgGAAAAATGGTCATATATACCCCTGTTAGGGCTGTTCAAAACCGACCGTTACCGATAACCCAAATGCAAAATTGGCTTATTGGTATTGGGTTATCGAATTAGCGGTTGGGGAAtggattaaaattttataattaacgGGTTATcggtcgggggggggggggggggggtttactCAATTTTCTTATCGGATAAACCGTTAACCCGTTAAGAATTTATCATACTTATATTTTTATCCCtaaacatataaaatatgtattataATTGTAATTTATAAACCTAAAGCTAAGTCCCAGCCGGCCAGGCCCATTCAGTAAGTCAGTAAGACAATAACTATTATTCACTTAAGTCAGTAAGGAAATAACCCTAATTTACCCACAACAACTGAAAGCTGTTTGTAATCTATCAATTAGTCCATTTCCTGCTTCTTGTTTTCCTATATTGTAGTTTGCTAATTTCCTTGGAAAAATGGTGCTACTTGCTACGTTATTGTTACAAATATTGAATCCAAGATTTCAATCTTCTTGGTTATATTCTTATCCATTTGTTTTGGGGTAAATCAGTATTTTTTCCTTGACTACATgtgattttaactttcatttttctcttagATTTAGCCGATAAACCGCCCAATAATTGCTAATCTGATACCGAACCAACCGATGTCTTATAGGTTGGCTAGCGGATTAGTACTTTTAAAAGTTGATAACCATTAAACCGAACCGTTAAGCGTAATTATCCGTCCAATCCGCCCGATAAGTAGCCCTAATCCCTGTCGTTACGCTAATTTCCACTCTCTCTGTTCTCTCTACCTCAATATTCACCATGGCCAATAAAGCGAAAAACCAGAGCTTccaaatccatacaacaacaagttgaagaaccacaAGACATTAAATAAGAACCTGATGTTGAACAAGAAGAGTACGAAAACGATGTCGTAGAAGAAGAAACAATACATgaagaagacgaagaagaaaaagagcCCGAAGATAAGAACCGTAATGCGGCGACGATGAGATCCGCCACTGCCACTGTCGAGTCACTAGCGAAAATTCTTCCATCGGCGAACAAATCTATGAGGGATTGGATTTGAGGCttgtattcattttttagcAGTGTAGACAATCTCAAAGTGAGCAAATACACCTGCTCGTCATTCTCCTTCTTGTATCTCAGAACTGAGTATATTTAATTGTATTCCATGACTTCTCCTTTTTGTAtctcagatctgagtgtatttgaatgtattcgtcattttttttagtataaatTTAATGTATCTAGCTAATTGTATTTTTGTGCaaactagatgtatttgactgtatgtGGTGTTTGAATGATCCATATACATGTGTTTGTATACAATTTTCTTGAGTAAATACAGTGTATCTGAATTTGTCTTGTTTGTATACAAATTTACCCATCGTTGTTTGATACACCCGAATACACACTATAGTAGTGAAATACTAATCTGCGACAACTCAAATATTGTCGAATACATTCAACCTTTGCGACGTCCGGCGGTGACCTTGCTGATCGGAActcgaatacattcaaatatagcCAACACAAAAGGGTacattaatatataaatacactacAATACAAAGCTCCTTCGTGTATTTAAAAAAACTGGAATACAATCATTTTGAATACACATGTACTAAAAGAAATTAAGGTTGTATGCATTCAAATACATGCGACATCAAATAAGGTTGGATACAATTGAATAGTTTATTCAAATTACACTCAAATACAATGAATTGCCTTGAACTAGCtacaaaatgtaaataaataaaatgtagCTACGGATTGTTAAAAGCTCTTAAAAGGTAGTGGTTTATGTAAGTTTCCCCAAAAAACAAGTCTAGCTTTTTTTTAGTAGAGTTTAAAGAgaaaatgatttatttgattttatgGATGACTAGTTATGGAGGGATTGTTTCGTTTTTGTAGGCTGGTCCGGTCTATTGCTCTTTCCTTGTGCCTATTTTGTTGTAGGGGGATGGTTTACATGTACAATCTTTGTAACTTCATGATATACCCATGGATTGGCCAGTTCCTATTTGGAAGGCTGCAATTTCTTAACTGCCGCGGTTTCTACTCCTGCTAATAGTTTAGCACATTCGTTGTTGTTACTATGGGGTCCTGAAGCACAAGGAGATTTTACTCGTTGGTGTCAATTGGGGGTTGttgtggtggggggggggggggttgtggaCTTTTGTTGCTCTCCATGAAGCTTTTttagtagacttttttttttttttttaaaaaaaatcacctggtttttttttttctggtgggtcgagtttgatttgtttaaaaaaatgggtagactaaTTATTTTAAAGCCACCGAGATACTTTTTTAAACTACCCAGACAACCCACTAGAAAAAACAATTGCCACGTgtctttaaaaatataagtctactaaaaaaaaagggtatacttttttttttttaaaagccgCATGAcactttttaattaaaaaataagttaaatgatttttaaaagaatataATCTCGTCAGCGAAAATGCTACATTTGCACCATTTGCGTAACGACAGGCGTATATATGCACGAGTTTTAATGATGGATATATCCACATGAAAATATTGAACCGaattaattatcattaaagGAAATTTCATCATCTCATTCTCTGAATTAAATCCAGAATTATTGTAATCTGGGTGATATgacttatctgctttattacaTATTATGTTGTTTATTTCTACAATATGATTATTGGATTACTGCAATCTCACTAACACGGGGGCGAAGTGTTCGGATACCCGATTTTGATGCCGCCATTAAATTTGTatcaactttttaatttttttgtacgTATAATTACTTGGGGACAACTTTAGATACACGGTGCCTGAAATTAGACTTGACAAAGTCTAACTTCAGACAATATGACTGGAGTTCAATCATTTTTTGTTGACTACAACCATTTCGGAATTTCTGTCCGAAATTCATGCATATATGGCTGAAATACAAATAAAAACGGCTGAAGTCAGATTAAAACGATAGCACTTCAGTCATATATGGCTAAAGTTCAGGCCAAAATGATTGAAGTCCAACCATTTTTGCATGAACTTTAAGCAGAAATGCATGAACTTCACATTTTGTCAAAACCTAATTTTAAACACCGTATATTTAAAGTGGTATATGTGCAAAAATCTTGAAAAGACGAGCACGGATTAATTGCGGTGCAAAGACAAGCTACctagtatatattttttttacttaataTGAGCAGTGTTTGCATAGGGAAATTCACAGGAATGCCCcttatttggggtggtctttaatttttgcccctcaaattgttggtctttaattttttcccttcgcctagaataccctgaggttctgggttcgaaccccagctcaggcataaaaattaaaaaaaattcgcaaggcaaggcttttggaaaagtctgccttatgcggcatAGGTTGTCTTAAGATATAACTAAAGTTCTGCCGGATCTAGCAGATGTTGCCTTATAcaacagacttttagttatgccggatccggcataggttgccttataaggcaaacttttagttatgccttaagacaatCTATGCCGCATAAGGTAGACTTTTcccaaagccttgccttgcgattttttttattttactaagCAGGGGTTCAAACttagaacctcggggtattttcaATCACTCTTTTAagcgaaggaaaaaaaattaaagaccaacaatttgagggacaaaaattaatgaccaccccaaaagaaggtcaatccgcgcaaaaaaaatggTTTGTATATCCAGacccaaaagaaagaaaaagtctTTATATACGGGCCTGGGACAGGACAACCCAACCTAAATTGATGGGAGTTAGCACCGGATATTAAACATAAAAGTCataaattacataaaatagCAATAGTATAAAGAATTGGCAAGCAATTTCCCAGGTTTTAGGCTATTAGTTTTTGTATTGCATAATCAGTAAAGTGTCCTTTAAAAATAGGTTCATACATTACAAGTGTCCTTTAAAAATAGGTTCATATATTACAAACTCATTTTCTCTCTTCAGTAAATTTTTCGCTCTAACAAATCATCTTCCCATATCTCTCAATTGATAACCATATATCAGTAGGCggtatcaataaaaaaaaaaatattgattgttTGACTGTATAGTATCCATAATTCTCATCATCAATATTTTGAAGACGAATTTGAAAAACCATTGAAACTTGgcttgaattttcttaatttgCATATTTGCAATTTGTCTCGATTGGGTGATATTGAATTTTGTTGGAATTATCTTATGGAGCTTGACTATCATTTTTGGAGGTATTTAGAGATGATTTGAGGCAAATTTGAAACTCGAAGTTGAAGATGACTCTATCTGTGTATccccactatatatatataaatgaatattACACTGCATATCCATTTATCCCCTGTGTATCATGTATGTCTGTGTAAATTCATGAATATTTCTGCGTGATATATACTGAAATACACATCTCggtggagttcatgaaaatTTATGTGTGATTTACATTGGTATATTCAATATATAACGTGACATACACATGTCGgataatcattttttaaatctgATTTTTCACTTAAAACAAATCTTTATCACTTCTAATCTTCCTCAAATTTTGTACATAGCCTTGTTTAGGTGTTTTCAACTAATTCCAACCGCGCCTACTCACACCTATTCAATCAAATGGAGAAGAACGAGAAGGAGTAGGAAGAGGAGGACGTTGAAATTTATGTAATACTCACACTTGGATTCAATCCTTTGGATCGAGTGGCAACTCTGTTATTCAATTGGAAAAAGCTGAATGCTCAACGACTATTACCGGGAAGAAGAATACTATGTATTTTGTGTATCTTAAAAACGTTATCAATGTATACATATTATATGGAGCATGAAATTAGATAATATTTACCTTCCTCGTAAATCATCATTAATTCATTATAGATGGAATTTGTTATACAGTCaaatatctctataatggcagcgttttgtccgaaaatttcatGACCGCTATAGTGAGGTTGTTAGTAGCTATGCGTCCACCAAAACATGTATGAAGGGACCTGGTTATCTATCATTTCCCTTATGCAGTGCAGTAAGTAAATAACACAGGATATTCACGTGGAAAACtctttgctcaagggattaaaaaccacgacctaccacGTAGGATTTCAAACTCCGTTACGCTGAGCAACTTTCAGATTACAACCTCTTGCAATCTAGGAATTAACCTCTTAATCCCTTACCCTTACAATAACCCTATTGTAAGCTACACATTCTTGACTACCTCCAGCCAAGCACTCAACAAAgtttgactacctctagccaaaccAACTAATACACCTTGACTACCTCTAGAtaagtgtaccactcaaaaaaACTTGTGAAGATAAACTTCCTACAAGCAACTTTTGAGATTTCAGAATACCTACACAACAGCTTCCTttagagaagagtaggtttacaatttatagaacaaaagacaaagactcaacaaactTAAAGACCTAAAAAATCTTCACTTGTAAGGAGCAGGTCCTGCAGTTTGTTGTAGCTTTGCACTTGGAGGCACTTGAAGAACCTTTGTGTCGGTTTTGCTCTTCGGTATGGTGAAATTAGGTTTTTCAAGGCTCACATAAGACCTTATAACATGTTGCTTATATACTAGGGAAACATGAGAAGTGAGATGGAACGATTTTGCAGCTTTACAACTGTGACTGTTGACTACAAGTTGTACAGAGAGAACAGATAGAAGACCAGGTCTCTCTCTGGTTCTTCAcggtttgacaatcatcaaaacatagaacgtatcatatcttatcaaaggtgttgttatgtatgtatactagcatttgatgtttagatatcatttagctgttataaacaaaactaggcaaaaaacatttttctgtactttttatgttataaacgaaaacaaaatacttgttaattttaaaatctcaatcaGTCAATTGAGAAATTATTATGAGCAATGTAATTTTTTCCTTTAGATATTCACACTTGAAATATACTAAAGTCTTTTACAGACTTGTTTTTAGTTTTATAGCATAAGAGATCTTCattttacacataagagatctgaaaagatcattttcttctattcattTTGTAAGTGGACAAGAGGTCTCATTTTCTCAATATTTAACGAATGCTAATATTTTTGAGCTTTAATTGCTAAATCCAATTGATGgttaaaaatatcaataaatattTAGGGTTGTATAGAGATATTAATATCCATAGATTAAGTAGTCGTATGAGGAAAGGAGGCCAAGCAATAGATAGAAATAGTGGGCACAACCATTTTTTTGCCATGCTTTCAAATAATAGCTAATAATATTATCatgtgatttcaatttttttcaagtaCAATTTCACGATAATGTCCTGAAATTTCATCTACAAAAGTTGAAATATAATTTCATGACTGCTATTATTTTCAATTACATAAATGAAAAGTGATTATTGGTGACTTTTATCCGAAGTTCCGAACAACAGAAGGAGTATAAGATAGCGAAAAAGACTTTGGGCTAAGTTTTATGCAATTATCGTCCAACCAACTCAGACTAAAGATAAAAGGAGGCGATCAACATCCCAAACCACCATTATAAAATCTCCTGCATAAGGGTTTCAATTGAATCTCCTTCATCGAAAAATTATACTTTCAATACagaattatttattattattattattttatttatttattattataaaatttcCTTTATGAACTTTTTTCTAGTATATTGGCAAAGGAGgtccaaaatttaattttggttaCAAATTCAAATCTTAGGTATGAATTTGTAGTGTCTTTTTAAATCCCCTTATATAAATTTCTGAACACAACATACGCCACCATTTCAATGTCAGAGCAAGTCTCACCAACATCAACTAGAAGTGTTTAATCCTTTATACATGTTGCCCAAAATACACCATTGATTGCTTAAAAATGCATAGATAGATCATTTCTACGAAATTCAACTTATACTGTTTTATGTCTCTATTCACTTATAATGTAATGTAGATGTAGATACCACATGAGTGCTTGCTATGtgataggaatatacctaagACTGTGAAATGCAGGTTCTATAAGTCTTTCTggaccaacaatattatatgccTGCGAATGGAAGAAGCCCCACATATTTAGCAGGAAATTTGAAACAAATTATGCaaatataatattgttagtCCAGAAATAGATACCATAGAGGATTCACATAATTTGACTCCAAGTCATGGATTTCTGGATTATTTAAAAGAATTAAGAAATTAAAGTTTGGATTCATACAAAAAAATTGGATGCATCGCCTTTTGTACTCTTGTCCAAACTCTGCCATAGCTGAGGTAGAGGAAATACTCTATGGTAACATTAGTTTATCTCTTTTAAATTTGTGCAGTCATTGTGTGCTTGCTTCGTGCACAGGCACAGCAGAATTTGAAGCAGCTCAGCGTACTAGCCCTATAATGGAGTTGACCCAACCCCACTCTCTTAGCATAAAGTGGAGCAAAtccttcttaaaaaaaaaaggtataaagTGGAGCAGGGCCATTGGCCTGGTCTATGTTGCCGATGAATTAACTGCATTATAAGAAGTTATAGCTCTTGCCAACTACCCTAGGAATAAAAAAGAAACTCTATCCTCAATCCGTCTAATCCTTAGTTGATGGTGGCAATTTCGCTCGTGCATCCTTTGGTTGTGAGCCCCACCATACAATTCCTTCGTTGTTCCCGAATTATGACATTAACATGACTGAAGGTGCAGTAACAACCTTGTTTCCAGCTaacaatatttttatttgatcaCTACCGGTACATAAGAGATAAGACTCATCATGGATCGTCAGAGTGTTGAAAGTACAATATAGAATACACAGGCTACAAGAAAATACTAAATTTTGCGCAAAATGGACCTACCTACTTAATGAACCATTTCTCCCGAAGAGAGGAAATGAGATCTCTTGAGACATAAGAAGACAAATCTGTATCATGTGTATTAATTGAGACATAAACACAATGCTGCACTACACAATTCAAGCAAAAAAGAAACAGGAGAAGCCAAGTTCAACTTTGTGTTAAAATAGATTCTTTAGACAAAAAGGAAACCTATAACCAAATTTTATGACCAGTTTCCCAAGTTTTATAACAGCTCCTCCCCTCGTTTCCTCAGCTTCCGTGGCAAACAGTAAGAATATGAAAGTAACACATTGTACTTGTATAAATTTCCACATACGTTGTATAGTGAAATGAGCAAGGAGTTTCTCTTTTGAGCCAGTGATACCAACATAACTGTTCAGGAATATCCGTGTATCtgaaataaattgaaatcaatgAGAAGTCAAGTACCTTGCAACGTTTGTCTTGGAAGAAAGAGCTATGTTCAAGTTGTCTGTAAATTTCTCAATATCAATTCTTCCAGATTATGAACAACTGTTTATAACATATCCTTGATAAAATCAAGGTTCAGAGTATCACGGACAAGAAGGACCAGTCCAACAATTAACACAAACATGATTCCAGATGACATAATCCCTTGCTCTACTTCTGAAGGAAGTTTTTTCCCACCTCTAGCTGCTTCCACGAGTATCAATGCCAAAGTACCCCCATCCAAAGCCGGCAAAGGAAGGAGATTTATCACCGCAAGGTTGATATTCAGAACAGCAGCAAATTGATAAAGCCCATCAACGTTCGACTTTGCAACTTCGGCACCAACAGCTATAATAGCAACAGGACCCGATACCTTACTAGCCGTTTGTGAGAAGTTCATAAACGTCTGTTTCAAGCTGTCCAAAACATTATACGTAAGACCCCAAAACTCTCTTCCAGAGAAGCTAAATGCCTCGAGTATATTCTTCGGCTGAATTTTCGAAATCTTGAAATTCGGCGAGAGCTGAACACCAATCCTACCCGTGCCATCCGAATTCTCATCGGGCGTAACTCTAACATCAACATTCCCTTCTCCTCTTCCTATtttcaacaacacatttctcttTGGGCTTTTCTTGATTACATCAACAACTTCAGATACCAAACTAGGCCCAGGCCCACTTTTCCCTAAGTTAATTCCATTAACACCTAAAATTACATCACCAGGAAGTAATCCATCTCTAGATGCAGCTGAAAAAGGCCTAACATCAGGTACAAGAACCCCTGGAAATGATTCTTGAACAGGCAATCCAACTAACAACACTTGTGTAAATATTATAACATAAGCAAATATTATATTTGCTATTACCCCAGCTGAAATAACAATAACCCTATCAAATATAGGTCTATTTTTAAGTAAGTTTTTGTCATCAGGTGGAATATCACTATCAGGATCATTATCAGGGAAACCAACAAAACCACCAAGAGGAAATGCTCTAAGTGAATACTCTACATTTTTAGCATTAAATTTAGCTAAGATTGGACCAAATCCAACAGCAAATTTACTTACATGAATACCTTGAAGAGAAGCAGCAAGAAAATGACCACTTTCATGAACTACAATAATAGCTGTTAATACACCAACTGCTTCAAGAACTGATTGTGTACTCTCAAAACCACCAAAATCAAGTCCTGGAATTGCAAAACTCttgaaattatttcttctaCCAAGTTGGTATTTGTTCTTTTGATGTAAAAATTGATTCTTGGAATGAAAAGATAAAGATCTTGAGAAGTGAGTTTTGGTCTTGAGTTGGAATCTTGAAATGTttggttttgaattaattaattgtgaGAGAGAACAAGAAGGAGAGGAAGAGGGGAGATTTAtaatcatgttttatttttgttgattttgtgggATTGAAGGGGTTAAATTTGAATTGAGGGGTTTGGTTAATAAGGGGCATAGAGAAGATAGGAATGGATAATTGCCAAATTTAGATATGTGGAGGGGAAGTGTGTGATCTGTTTAAACTGCTCACACCACAACTAGTCAGACCACaacttttctattttctttgggCCCTATTCATGCGCAACACTCAACAGCTGTCCAGGAGAAATTTCCCTATGAAaacaagtgaaaaaaatttataaaacaaaataattatgaTTGGACTAATGGTGTTAGACTTGTTGTAACAAACCACCACATCGTGGTGCAATGGATGAGGCTGCACGTGTTATAATCAGAGATTTTTGGGTTCGAGTCTCGCTATGGAAAATCCTTGGCATCGAGCGTTTTTCCCACAAATGGGCTTTACTTCGCACGAATCTCGATATAATCGGGCTCAAATGTGGATACCGAACACCGAATGAGAAAATACCCATCCCAAATTAGTTGTTATATTTTGTTGTTCGAAAGTAAATTTAACTAGTaatatttaaagttaaattaaattTGATCAATCAATGTCTtacaattaaaatttagatatataaaatactaaaacTATTCAAATTGCAAATTTTCCCAtgtcaatttaattttttaaaaaatacattttacgGAAAAGGCCAAATATGTTCTTAAAGTCTTTAACTATGTCAAATTAAGCAAATATGTTTATCGTTAATTCTTTAGCACAAATATGCCTTACCATCCAATACTTGGTTCAAATTTGTCCTTATTTTAATGACACCCACCAATTGACCTAATCAAATGATTAATAaacagaaaagggtcaaatatgcTCTTAAATTATGTGAAATTGATCACATATGacatttataaaaaatttaagggCATACTTGATTAAAATTCATGTAGTTTGACTTTTGAGAAGCAAAATATGACAATTAATTTGAGACAATGCAGACGGCATCTTGCAAAGAATAATTTGTTTATCTGAATTAATCCATTGAGGATCCAACTGCATATGACTTTTTAACCAACTCAAGCGTAAATATAATCTAAAATGTATTGTTTATTTCATTGTGATATACTTTGAAACATAAAAGTATctttttatagaaaaaaaaagagttacagTAATCAACAGTAGTCACTTTCTGAATGTAATTACATCATGTCATCTACAATAATTAATCCCTCCTTGTGAATTAGAGAATTTTGAGAAGAATTAATCCCTCCTTGTGAATTAGAGAATTTTGAGCGCACTTCTTCATTCAGAATTAACGGAGTAGTTACCTTAACCAAATAAACAAGTCAGATCTTGTGATTACCTATAGTCATTCGAATTCCCATATGACTTCCCAAACTAATTTAATCTTAAAGAtcatttaacaaaataatagtCCACTCTAGCAACCAGTATGAGATATTTTAATACGTGCATCAATGTCAAGTGCATATCTCATTTGTGTGCACAGTAGGATTATGAAACTTCACAATATCAACTGGGCATATTGTTTGCCTCAATTAGTAAAATTACCATAATAGCCATTTGACAAGGGAAATGGCTGCTGGAGGAATTTTAACTACCTCTCCATAAAGCTTAGGTAGTACCAAGTTgcaattttctccttttttcctCCAATATGCTTGATATTCactttaaaattccaaatagtTGAGATTCACACCATATATAAGGCTCATTaaatgaggaaaaaaattgtatacggtaaaaaccggataAAGTTTGTCCGGTGAAACTTGGGATTGGTAAAAGGAAGAGAACGAACGGTAGTGTCTGATCCGAAGAAGCTTTGCATGAATTCGTTGTGTCCGGAGACAACTCATATCGTGGTTGGTCGTTGTCAGGTCAGCATATATGGCCGAGTTGGTTGTAGCGGATTTTGCCGGTTCGAATATAGCGAGATCGGTCGTGGACGTTGCCCCGGTTCTTCGTGACCGTTCGGTCGTGACCGTTGGTCGGATAATCGGTTATTCGCCGCCCGTGTGGGGAATGCGCCTTTCTTCGAGAGTCGTACGGGTGTCGAGCCGTGCGactaaccttatccatattaggttttctttatcctaaaagggTCCGTGATGTATAGAAGGCCCATAGagagaaaactataaataggggtcatTCCCTCGCTTTTAGGGGTTGAACTTTTCGATCCTGGCTTTGTCTTCcaaatatattataaaatttctcttgcttagtgttcttgatttttttggtcCGGTTATAACGAGGCATTTCATTAAATCTCTTATTCAACATTGCATctaacatatatagatatataaaacTTGTCTCTTTACACTGGAGATAAACGTCTCCTTCGGCATATCGGTTCTTGTTGCCCGAGCCATAACAAGCCGAATAGATTTGACTTTTCTTTGATTCCAAAGTGTAGATTAAAATACCATATCCTTTGCCTCGtttacaaatttaacttattaccCGTTTTTCGAGGTAACGGTTTGGCGCCCGCGGGTGGGGCCGTTTtggataatagtggtcttttGATCTCGGTTGCAACTCGTACGAGGGTTTCGGTTCCATTGCTCGTCTCAAAAACGGATGAAAT comes from the Lycium ferocissimum isolate CSIRO_LF1 unplaced genomic scaffold, AGI_CSIRO_Lferr_CH_V1 ctg9066, whole genome shotgun sequence genome and includes:
- the LOC132046026 gene encoding probable membrane metalloprotease ARASP2, chloroplastic; the protein is MIINLPSSSPSCSLSQLINSKPNISRFQLKTKTHFSRSLSFHSKNQFLHQKNKYQLGRRNNFKSFAIPGLDFGGFESTQSVLEAVGVLTAIIVVHESGHFLAASLQGIHVSKFAVGFGPILAKFNAKNVEYSLRAFPLGGFVGFPDNDPDSDIPPDDKNLLKNRPIFDRVIVISAGVIANIIFAYVIIFTQVLLVGLPVQESFPGVLVPDVRPFSAASRDGLLPGDVILGVNGINLGKSGPGPSLVSEVVDVIKKSPKRNVLLKIGRGEGNVDVRVTPDENSDGTGRIGVQLSPNFKISKIQPKNILEAFSFSGREFWGLTYNVLDSLKQTFMNFSQTASKVSGPVAIIAVGAEVAKSNVDGLYQFAAVLNINLAVINLLPLPALDGGTLALILVEAARGGKKLPSEVEQGIMSSGIMFVLIVGLVLLVRDTLNLDFIKDML